CAAAAATCCGTAGCCCGGGTGGATGGCCGTCGCGTTGCGCGTGAGGGCTGCGGCGATGATGTTGGGGATGTTGAGATAGCTTTTGCCGCTGGGCGGATCGCCGATGCAAACCGCTTCGTCAGCCAACTGGACATGCAGGGCATGGCGGTCAATCGTGGAGTGAACGGCCACCGTTGCGATCCCCATTTCCTCGCAGGTGCGGAGAATGCGCAGGGCAATTTCCCCCCGATTAGCAATCAAGATTTTTGAGAACCGCATTTTCCAGTCTTTTTAGATGTCGATGAAGGAATGGTTGGGTTGAGTGATCCCAGCAAGCTGTTGGATGGAGTGGGTTGGGGGCGATCGCGCCTGGTTTCCACGGGCTGCCTTCCAAAGACACTCTGGCCCTGGGAGCAAGACAGCCGAGGGAAGCGAAACTGCTCAGCCCTGGAGATTTGACAAGGCATCGGATCGCATTGCCTGTGGGAATTCACGCTGGTTTGGCCCGGTAGCTCATCCTACCACGCAGTGGTCGGCAACTTGCGCTCCCGAAAACGAGGGTGGAGGCGATCGCCCGACTTTTTGGGTCGGGGGTATTGCATTCTTTGGATAATCGGCTATGCTTGTAAAGCGACACGATTCGCCGCTGGCGAAAATTTGTTGTGTCTCCCCACGCGGATGTGGTGGAATTGGTAGACACGCACGCTTGAGGGGCGTGTGGCGTTAGCCTTGCGAGTTCGAGTCTCGCCATCCGCATACTTCTGCAAATTGTCGAAAGCTCCTGGTTATTGCCGGGAGCTTTTGCGTTTGGAAGCGTTTTGGGTTTGCTGAAGTGCCAGAGCATCAGGTGCCTCTCAGCAGCGAACTGAAACTTGCAAGGGGGTTTTCCCGGAAGACCCTTTGCAACTAATTTGGGGCAGCTTGGGGTTTAACCTCTGTAATTTTGCTGAGAGAATTTGAGTTGCCTGGGAGGATTCCAGGTAAGGTATAGATAGCCCGCTGCGCCCAGATCTGCTTGCGAGTTGTCCTGCCTTCGGTCATTGCTAGTCTCCGCTTGTTGCTCTGACCTATGACCCCTGAAGTTCTTCAACATCTCCTAGATGCGTGTCAGGACAGCGAATTTGTCGAGGCGCTGCTTCGCCTTTTGCGCGATGGCCAATCTGATGAGGGCTTGGGTGAAGTTTTTTTGACGCTGGGGCCGGTGGTGGAGCGATTGCGTCAGGCGATCGCCATTACCGATGCGCGCCGACACGTGGTGGCCTGGAATCGAGCAGCGGAGGAGTTGCTCCAGTGGCCCATGATGGAGGTGCTGGGGCGGCCTTTGGATCGATTTTTCCAGGCCTATGCTGCGCATCGGGATGGTGAGCGACTGCTGACGTGGTTGGCTAAGGGGACGGGGTGGTGCCAAGGCTGGATCTTGAGGCGTCAAGACGGTACGCCGGTGCCGGTACAGATGATGCATTTGGGGTTTCATGATTTTGCGGGAGATCTGACTGGCTTTTTAACCGTTTTGGTGCCGACGCAGGAGCTACCGGAGGCGTCGCATCTGGCGGCTGTACTGCACCGGCGAGAGGTGCCTACTCCGGCGGATGTGATGAGCTACCTCGATCGCCCGGCTGTGCATTTCAAAGATGCGTTTATGGCCTTGGATCAAGCGTTTCGCGTGCGCTTTGTCAGTGCTGGGGCGGAGCAGGTCTTGGGGCGATCGCGTTCGGATCTCCTGGACCAAAACCTGCGATCGGCTCTGGTAGGCCACTTGACTCCTGAAACCCTGGCGGCCTTGCAGCGGAGCATGGTGGAGGAGGTGGCGATCGAAATCGAGGAGTTTTGTCGCCTGCGGCAGCGCTGGCTCTCTATCTATATGTATCCGGTGGCGGGGGGCCTAGAGCTGTATCTCCACGACATTACGGAGCAGCGGCGGGTGCGCCACGCCCTGGAGGCGAGTGAATACCAGTTTTGGCGGCTCGTGGAGACGATGAATGAGGGCTTTGCGATTTGCGATGCGACCAATCAGCTGCTCTATGAAAATGAAAAGCTGCGGGAGATGCTGGGGGGCGATCGCAGCTCGCTGATTGGGCGATCGCTGCGGGACTACTTGGCCCCTGAGAGTCTTGCGGTCTTCGATGCGCATCTTGAGCAGGTGCGGCGCGGTGCTCGGAGCGCGGTGGAGCTTGCCTGGAGCAACGATAGTCTAGGCCAGGTCTACACCATCCTCTCGACGGTGCCAGCGGCGGATTTTGGCGAGAATCAGCGCCACAGCTTTCATATCCTGACGGATATCACCCAGCGCAAACGGGCTGAGCAGGCCCTCCATCAACAGGTGGAGCGCGAAAAGCTGATGGGGGCTGTCATCCAGCGCATTCGGCGATCGCTCGATCTCAACACCATTTTGTCTACCACCGTCTCGGAAGTTCGGCAGCTCCTGGCCATGGACCGCGTGCTGATTTGCTGTCTGGAGGAGGACGGCAGCGGCAGTGTTCTGGTGGAATCGGTGGGGCCGGACTGGCGACCTATGCTGAATACGCAGCTGGCCCAGGGGTGGCTGCGTCCAGCCACCTGGAAAAGCTTTCAGCAGGGGAGCGTGCAGGCGATCGCCGATGCATCAGCGGTGGCGCTGAGCTGGGGGCAGAGCGCCGGTCAAGATGATTTTCAGATTCAGGCCAGCCTGACGGCGCCGATCTTGGTGGGCGATCGCCGGTTGTGGGGCCTGTTGATGACCCATCAGTGCAGCAGCACCCGTCAGTGGGACCCGCTCGAAATGGATCTGCTGCGGCACCTCGCCAGCCAAGTGGGCATCGCTATTCAACAGTCGATGTTTTATCAAGAGGTCCAAACCCTCAAAGCCGACCTAGAAGTCCAGGTTCAGCGACGAACCGCTCAGCTTCAGCAGTCCCTCGACCACGAAGCGACCCTCAAGCGCCTGACCGATCGCGTCCGCGACAGCCTCGACGAGCACCAGATTGTCCAGGTGGCTGTCCAGGAAGTGGCCCTCGTTCTCAAGGCCAACTGCTGCAACGCGGCCATGTACGACCTCGAGAAAGGCATTTCGACTATTTGCTATGAGTATGCGGCCTCCATTCCGGGGTCCCAGGGCCGGGTGACGCGCTTGGCCAACTTTCCCGAAATCTACGCCCAGCTTTGCGACGGTCTGTATTTTCAGTTTTGCTCGATTACGCCGAACCCGGTGCGGGGCCGAGTCGCGATGCTGGCTTGCCCCATGTTTGACGATCAGGGCGTGCTGGGGGACTTGTGGCTGGTCAACCACCAAGACTATATGTTTAGCGAACTGGAAATTCGCTTCGTGCAGCAAATCGCGAACCAGTGCGCCATCGCGCTCCGCCAAGCGCGCCTGTATCAGGCCTCGCAGGCCCAGGTGCAGGAGCTCGAAAAGCTCAATCGCCTCAAGGATGATTTCCTAAGCACCGTCTCCCACGAGCTGCGCACTCCCATCTCGAATATGAAGATGGCGATCCACATGCTCAAGCTGGCGCCTAGCGAGGCTAAACGAGAACAGTACCTGGACATCCTCCAGGCTGAATGCCACCGCGAGTCGGACCTAATCAACGATCTGCTCGATCTCCAGCGCCTTGAGGCGGAGGTCTATCCGAGTACCTGTCAGTCGGTGGATTTGGAGACGTGGCTGCCGACGCTGGTACACCCCTTTGAGTCGCGGATTCATGGCCATCGGCAGCGGCTCAAGGTGGCGCTGACAAGGCCCCTGCCGGTGGTGACCTGCGATCGCAACAGTCTAGAGCGGGTGATCGCAGAACTGCTCAATAACGCTTGCAAGTACACGCCAGCGGGCGGCGAAATCCATTTTTGCGGGCGGCGATCGCGGCGAGCCAGTCCTCCAGGGACTGCCCTGCTCATTCTGTCGGTCAAAAACCAGGCTGAAATTCCCCCCGCAGACCTAAACCGGGTTTTCGAGAAGTTCTATCGCGTGCCGAACGGGGATCCCTGGAAGCAGGGTGGCACAGGATTGGGGCTTGCTCTGGTCAAGTGTTTGGTCAAGCAGCTCAATGGCACCATCCGCGCTAGCAGCGGCGGCGGCTGGACCACCTTCACGCTGCAACTGGTTTTGACCCTTTTCCCAGAATCTTGAGCGGAGGCTGGGGGCGTAGGCGTTAAGCCACGGCTTCCGGTAGGCTCTTGCTCTGGCAAGCCGGGATCTCAATGATGAACTCCGTGCCCCGGCCAGCCTCCGAGAGGCACTCCATTCTGCCGCCGTGGCGATCGACCACGATCTGATAGCTGATCGAGAGACCGAGTCCGGTGCCCTTGCCCACGGGCTTGGTGGTAAAGAAGGGGCTGAAAATGTGCTCCTGGACGCTGGCGCTGATGCCGGGGCCGTTGTCGCGAATGTGAATGGCGATCGCAGACTCGCTGAGCGATCGCGTGGTGATCGTGATCTGGCTGGGCTCCTGGGCGATCGCCTCCACAGAGCGCTCACTATCTCGCTCCTCCAGCGCATCGATTGCATTGGACAGCAAATTCATAAAAACCTGATTGAGCTGTCCCGCATAGCATTCCACCTTGGGCAAATTGCCGTACTCTTTCACCAGCTGAATCGCTATCTGGCCCGCCTTTGCCTTCAGGCGATTTTGCAAAATCATCAGCGTGCTGTCGATGCCTTCATGGATATCCACCGCCTTGCACTCCGACTCGTCCACCCGCGAAAACGTGCGCAGAGACAGCACAATCTGCCGAATTCGGTCGGCCCCCACGCGCATTGACGCTACCAGCTTGGGCAGATCCTCCGTCACGAACTCCAGATCCATCTCCTCGATCTCTTCTTGGATCTCTGGCGGCGGCGTCGGATAGTGCTGCTGAAACTGCTCAATAAGATGGAGCAAGTCTTCTACGTACTGGCTGGCCGGGGCCAAATTGCCGTAGATAAAGTTGATGGGATTGTTGATTTCGTGGGCGATCCCTGCAACCAGCTGTCCCAAGCTAGACATCTTTTCGCTCTGGACCAGATGCGTTTGGGTCCTTTGAAGATCGCGCAACGTCTCCTCAATGCGCTGGGCCTGCAATCGCAGCGCCTGCTCTGACTCGCGCAGCGCCATCTCCGCCGCCTTGCGCTGGGTAATGTCGTGCATCGCCACCACAGCCCCGAGGGGTTGCCCTGCCGAGTCGACGATTAGGCGGCCATTGGCCAGGAGCGTTCGTGGCGTCCCCTCACGCGGCGCGATCACCATTTCGGCATTCTCGACGACTTCGCCCTTGAGAGCCCGAAACAGCGGAATGTCCTCCATGGTCATCGGGCGACCGTCAGGCCGGTAGAGATTGTAATATTGCGACCATTGATCGGGGGGCAGGGGCTCGGCGGGCAAGCCGTGAAACTCTCGAGTTGCCCGGTTGAACAGGTTCAGTGTGCCGTTGGCGTCGCAGGCGACGATGCCGGCCTCGACGCTTTCGAGCATCGCGCTGAGAAACTCGCGCTCTTTCCGCAAGTCGGCCTCGATGCGACGGCGATCGCCAATTTCGGTCCGCAGCTGCGACACGACCTTCGATAGCTGCGTTGTCTGTTCTTTTACCTTCTGCTTGAGGGTTTCGTTGGCTTGCTGGAGAGACACCTGGGCCTGCTTGCGCTCGGTGATATCCATCCAGACCCCCAGGGTGTAGATCTTTCCTTCACGCTCTACCCGATCGGCAGTCATTTGGGCTTGCCGAATATCCCCCGATCGACAATAGATAGACAGCTCTAAACACTGGGACGAACCCACCGGCGCTTGAGAGAGCCCCAGCAGCATTTCGGCCTCTCCCGCTGGCAGCACCAGCAGATCGTCGAGCAGTTGACCTACAAGATCGCTGCTGCTCCAGCCGTAGAGCGCCTCAAAGCCTGGATTGGTTTGCAGAATTCGTCTCTGGTTGTCCAAGATGCAGAGAGCAATCTGAGCGCGATCGCACAGGGTCAGGATCGCATCGCCCAGCTTCAGGGTTTGCAGCGCTTGGGAAAAAGACGAAGGAAAAGAAACCTGCTTCATTGTGCGAGAGGAGTTGGAAGAGCGTTGATCACCTCAGCTAGAGTTCGCCATCAACCGAAAACACACACACATAGTTCCCAACCACTGCGCCCGGACAACCCTCGTTTGAGTAGTTGAAGTTTCATCGAACCCCAAACTCCAGTTTTAAGCTGCTGTCAAAGCGTAGAAAGACGCTTGATTTTGTAGAGCCCCCGAGGACTTGGGGGGAAGCAGCACTGAGCGCTTGTGGGCTCGAACCGCGAGGAGTCAGGGCTGGATGCCTTTAGCAGAAGTTATAAAAAGTCTTGCGGCTCCATTCTCCTTTCCAAGGTACTGCATCCTTTTGGAGTCTGGAGAAAAAACTGCCCCTCCTTGGCCCTGATTTCAGTGCTCGAAGGATGGAGGGACGATAACATACTCCCCAAAAACAAACTGCCCCACAGCTTGGAGGCTGCGGGGCACAGGGACAGTTAAACGCTACGTACATTCTGGTCTCAGGATCCTGGAGGAACGATCGCCCTTGTGCCGATTTTCACAGTGTCCACAGACTGTCCACTCCCGAGACACATCCCAAGGCGTATCAAAAACCGTAACTGACGCCACCTCCATCGACCCAGGCGATATCGTGAAAACTATAGAACCTCATGCATCTGAGCCAGCAGCCCTTCCCAGGCTGCTTTTTCGTTGGGAGCGCGTTTCACAGAACGTGGGTCAGCACCCACTGAATGTTGTAGGTGGCCCAGCCAGCCCCCAACCCCGCAAAAGCGATGACAATGAGCAGCCAAAAGGATTGGCGCTCGTTGAAGCCGCCGGTTTGGAGATCTAGGCGGACTAGCGCTTCGGAGGCCACCAGGACCAGCAGGTAGGCGAAGACGTGGATCCAGGTGAGCATGACCACCACCAAAAATGCCCCGCCCACGGCGGCGACAAAGGAGGTCAAGTTGCTCTTGAACCACTGATTAATGATGCGCTCGAGGGTGCGCAGCGGGGAGGTGGTAATGAAAGCGAGCATGACCGCCAGTAGCTCGGCTGGCAGCCACAAAGCCCACCAGTGGTGGGCAATTTTGATTTCTGCGATCGACCAGCCGAAGGTGCCGTAGGCGATCAGCATTAGCAGGAGAGAAACCCAAGGCAGTCTTTGTAGAAACTGGAGTACAGCGGGCATGATGGAACGAAAGCAAGAAGGACGCTAAGTCAAAGATCTGTGGCGATCGCCTGCACTGGGCAGGTGGGGACACACTGTTCACAGACGATGCAGCGCGATCGCGTGAAGGTCAGTCGGAAGGTCTTGGGATCGAGGGTGAGCGCCTCAGTGGGACAAACCCCCGTACACAGACCACAGTGTACACAAATTTCTTCGTCGATGAGAATTTCGCGGCTAGCGAGGGAAACCCCGATATCCTGCGATCGCAGCCAGTCAATGGCAGCATCGAGTTCATCAATATCCCCCGACAACTCCACCACCAGCTTACCGATTTGGTTGGGAGCGACCTGGGCCCGGATGATGTTTGCCGCAACGTTGAAATCTTTGGCCAGGCGGTAGGTTACGGGCATATGCACCGATCGCCGAGGAAACGTAAGCGTGACGCGTTTTTTCACAAGTTGGGCAGCGAAAACTGTAGCTAGCCCTAGCTTAGCACCGGGGTTCCTTCCCCTGGCCTAGCCCTTGGGAGAGAGCCGTGATTTCCAGCAGAAACTGCCTATACCGAAAGAGATATTTATACCGGGTCACTTTCGGAATCCCTGTAGACTGGTTTTCAAAGATTGCTCCTTAAAATCCCCAAAAATCCTTAGAAACGACGATGAGTGACATCCGTGTTGTCTTGATTGAAGACCATGACCTAACGCGCGTGGGCCTGCGTACAGCGCTCCAGCAGCGGGACGGCATTCAGGTGGTGGGAGAGGCGCCCAATGCGACGGAGGGGCTGCGAATTCTCAAATCCGCGCAGCCGGATGTGGCCGTGGTGGACATCGGCTTACCGGATATGGACGGTATCGAGCTGACTCGCCAGTTTCGCGAAGGGGCAGTCGAGGGCGATCCGGCCACGAAGATTTTGATTTTGACCATGCATGACAATGAGGATGCCGTGCTCTCTGCCTTTGCGGCGGGGGCCGACTCCTACTGCATGAAGGATGTCAGCATTGACAAGCTGATCGAGGCGCTCCATGTGACCCACGAGGGCAACGCCTGGATCGACCCGGCGATCGCGCGCATCGTGCTGAGCCAGAGCCGCAAGGTGCCGGAGGTGACGGTGCCTGCCGAGACGAAAACCATCGCCGCCGATGCGGGCCAGCCAGAAGAGTACGAGCAGATCCTGGAGGCCTACCCCCTGACGGAGCGAGAGCTAGAAGTGCTCGAGCTGATCGTGGCTGGATGCAGCAACGCGGCGATCGCCGAAAAGCTCTACATCACGGTGGGCACCGTCAAAACCCACGTCCGCAACATTCTCAACAAGCTCTGCGCTGATGACCGGACCCAGGCAGCGGTGCGCGCCCTGCGATCGGGCTTGGTGGAATAGCGCTCTAGCCCTGAGTTTGCCAGGCTGCCAGGGCCGAAAACGTTGACTCTAGGCTGTGGTAGGCCGATTCGTACAGGCGAAACAGCTCCCGGTAGCGCTGAGTGCGATCGGGGTCCGGCGAAAAGCGTTCGTAAATCGGGGTAAAGGACTGAACCGCCGATAAATCGGGCAGCCAGCCCACAGCGTGCAGGGCGAGCAGCGCTGCCCCCCAGCTGCTGGCGTCGTAGACGGCCGGGATCGCCACCTCAACCCCCAGCCCGTCGGCCAGCATCTGCTTCCAGAGGGGCGATCGCGCGAAGCCCCCAGCGGCCCGCACCTCCGAGACAGCGGTCGGCAGCGGCAGCGTCCGGTAAATGGCGGCCAGATTCAGCACGATGCCTTCGAGGACGGCCCGGGTCAGGTGCGATCGCCGGTGATGGGACGCCAAGCCGAGAAAAGCGCCCCGAGCCGCCGGATTCCAGTAGGGCGATCGCTCCCCGGTCAAAAAGGGCAAAAACAGCAGGCCCTCCGCCCCCGGCGCGATGGAGGCTGCTCCGGCAATCAGTGCCTCGTAGGCATCCTGACCCGCTTCGAGGGCCGCCATCACCTCCGGCTGAGCGAGCTGATCGCGAAACCACTCCAGCACGACCCCGCCGCTGTTGGAGGCGCCGCCGACCACCCAGCGATCGGCGGTCAGGGCGTAGCAAAAGGTGCGCTGGTGAGGGTCGGTCTGGGGCTGGGAAACCGTGGCCCGCACCGCCGCGCTGGTGCCGAGGGTGATGGCGACCTGGTCAGGGGCGATCGCGCCCACGCCGAGGTTTGCCAAGACGCCGTCGCTGGCGCCCACTACCACTGGTAGATCGGCCCGCAAACCCAGCGTCTTGGCCCAGGCGGCCGTGAGGCCCCCAAGACAGTGGGTGGTCGGCACCAGTTCGCTCAGCTGGACTGGGGCAATCCCGGCGATCGCCAGCGCTTCGCGATCCCAGGCGTTTTGCCGCAGGTTAAACAGGCCAGTGGCCGAAGCGATCGACGTGTCGATGACCGCTTCGCCGCAGAGCTGCTGCAACAAGTATTCTTTGATAGAAACAAATTTGTGCGATCGCCGGAAGATCGCCGGCTCAGCCTGCTGGAGCCACAGCAGTTTGGCCAGGGGCAGCATGGGATGGAGCGGCGTGCCGACTCGCTCGTAGAGGGCCTGGGCCTGGGGCAACTGGCGCAGGGCCGCTGCCTGGGGGGCGCTGCGGTTGTCGGACCACAGGATGCTGGGGGTGAGGGGGCGGCCCTGGCCGTCGAGGGCGATCAGGCTGTGCATGGCCGAGCTAAGGCCGAGGGCGATCGCCCCGGTCGGTGCCAAGTTTGCCTCCGCGATCAGGGCCTGGACGGCTCCTAGGGCTCTGGCGACAACGGTGTCAGGATTTTGCTCTGCCCAGCCCGGCTGGGGGACCCGTGTTTCATAAAAAGCGACTTGCCGACCCAGCAGCTCGCCGGTGGTCGAAACCGCGATCGCCTTGGTGCTGGTGGTGCCAATGTCGAGCCCAATGCAATAGTCCATACCAAGCGTTCTAATTCGATCGTTTTCTCCCTGATCAGGGCGGACTTTCAGCGAATTCCTAGACGGCGAGCCTTCCAAGGGCGATCGCAGGACCCCACGGCACCCTGTAGAGTGGTAGGGGTTTGGCTGTGGTGCATCCCCAATTCCCGCGATCCTCTCGATCACCCTGATCAAGACCATCAAGACAAATTAGCAATCAAAACAAACCGGTAGACCTGGGTCGGTAGTTTGGCCCAGAACCTGCTCCGATGTATTGACAACTACCGGTCTTGGCCCTTGAGATTCGCTAGATCTATACAGCGGCGCTCCCTTTGCCTCCTCAATCCCTATGTTGCCTTCTGCTTGGAGAAACGGCCTGAACCTCTTTTTGGCTCGACAACAGTCCTCGATTTCTTTGCTCACGGCAGCTAGCCTGAGCTTGACGATTTTCCCGGGAAGCGCGATCGCCCAAGATCCAGCCACCGATGTCCCCCAGCCCCTGCCAGCCCGGAGCTGTGCGGCTCCAGCGGCGAAACCCCTGGCCGTCCAGCAGGCAGCCTCCCAGATCATGGAGGTCGCCACCTGGGTCAATACCCCCATCAACACCGTCGAAGCGATCGTGCGCAACTGGGGGCCGCAAATCATGGCCCTCAGCACGCCGACGGCGTGGCCCCAGATCAGCGATCGCGCCCAAAAGGCCAAAGTCCCCATTCTCATGTATCACGACATCCTGCCCGAAAAGCAGGTTTTTTTTGACGTGACGCCCGAGGAATTTGAGGCCCATCTCCAGCTGATCCAGGCCAGCGGCGCGACGCCCATCAGCCTAGATCAGCTAGTCACCCACCTGCGCACCGGCATTCCCCTCCCCGAAAAGCCCGTCCTGCTGACCTTTGATGACGGCTACAAGGGCCATTATCAGTACGTCTATCCCCTGCTGAAAAAATATGGCTATCCGGCGGTCTTCTCGATCTACACCGACAAGATCGACAAGCAGCTCGGGCGCTCCAGCATGACCTGGGACGAGGTGCAGGAGATGGCAGCCGATCCCCTGATTACCATTGCCTCCCACAGCGTTTCCCATCCCCGCGACCTCACGCAGCTGGAGACGGCGGACATGGAGCGCGAGGTGAAAGCGTCCAAAGAGGCCCTTGAGGCAAAGCTGGGACGCCCCATTCATTACTTCACCTACCCAGAGGGCCACTACAACGAGGCGGTGGCTGATGCCGTGGAGGCGGCGGGCTACCGGGCGGCCCTCACGATGGACGACTGGGATGAGCGCTTTGCGGGAGAGTCCGAGAGCCTGCTGGCGATCGCCCGGTTCGGACAGTCGCGCATCCAAGAGGTCGTGGCAGAGGCCTGGGGCGGTCCGTCGCTCCCCCGCTGGACCACGGGCTTCAACTTTGGGGCGCCGGTGGAGCTCACCCAGGCTATCTACGACGACGTGCCGCTGACGCTGATTGCGGGGGGACGACCGATCACGATTCACGCCGACAGCCGCTACCAAGTGCCCGAAATCCTGGCGGGAACTGAGGCGATCGCCGGTGTGGACGGCGGATTTTTCTCCCTGGAGTTTCTGGACTCCAACGTCATGATCGGCCCGGTCTACAGCCAGAGCACCGGCAAATTTGTCCCCGGCAACCGGGGCGAAAACCCGAAACTGCGCAACCGCCCCCTGGTGCTCATTGGCCCGACCGCCGCGCAGTTTTTGCCCTTTGATCCTGATCGGCACAACACCTTAGAAGGCCTCCAGGCTGAGATGCCCAATGTCACCGACGCCTTTGTTGGGGCGGCGTGGCTGGTCAAGCAGGGCGTCCCCCAGCCCCCAGAAAGTTTCGGCAGCCTGTTTGACTTTGATGCTGAGCGGCACCGGGCTTTTTGGGGGATCAATCAGGCGGGCCAGCCGGTGATCGGCGTGTCCCATGAGCCAGTGGACTCGGTGTCCCTCGGTGAAATGCTGGCCGAAGCGGGCCTGCGCGACGCCATCATGCTGGACTCAGGGGCCAGCACCTCCCTGGCCTATCAGGGTGAGTCCCTGGTCGGCTACGAGCCGCGACCGGTGCCCCACGTGGTGGCCTTGGTGCCGCCCGCGGGTATGGCGGCCGCGCCCCAGAGCTCCGAGGACTGCGTCATGGCCGCTCGCTAGAGCAACCTTTCCCCGAACGTTTCTTGCGATTTGTTTTGCCCCTTGGGCCTTGAGTGCCGGAGGGGCTTTTGGTTGGCGAGACTGCGGTCTTGCTGTCTGGGGCGATCGCAGGGATGATGCGAAAAAAGTTGCAAGCAGCAAAAAAGGAAGGTTCTGTGACAGCACGCGCAACCTACGAAGCGGAGGGCGATCGCCATCAGCTAACCCTGTCCAGCGGGATCAGTCTGGCCTATCGGGAATGGTCGCCGGGAAAAACGCCGGTTCTGCTGCTCCATGGCCTCGGGGATCATGGGCTGGTGTGGGCCGAGGTGGCCTCGGCCTGGGGCGATCGCTATCACTGCGTGGCGCCGGATCTGCGGGGCCACGGCGAAAGCAGCAAGCCCCCCACCGGCTACCGCTGCGAGGACATCATTGCCGACCTCGAAGGACTAATGGATCATCTGGGCTGGTCCAGCGCCCATGTCGTGGCCCACTCCTGGGCGGCCAAGGTGGCGGCAATCTGGGCTCGCCAGCGATCGCCCCGTTTCCAGAGTCTGGTGCTGGTGGACCCCTTCTTTATCGGGGCGCTGCCGGGCTGGCTGAAGGTCACCTTTCCCCTGCTGTACCGAGTGCTGCCTTTTTTGCAAACCATGGGGCCTTTTCCCAGCTACGAAGCCGCCGAAGCCAAGATTCGGCAGCTCAAGCAGTATCAGGGCTGGAGCCCCTTACAGCAGGCGGTCTTTGCCCAGGCCATGACCCAAAAAGAGGACGGCACCTGGGGCAGCAAGTTTGTTGTCCAGGCGCGGGATGAAGTCTTTGAGGACGTGATGCAGGTGGCGGGCCTGACGGAGCCCCTGGCGGTGCCGACCCTGTTTGTGCAGCCCGAGCAGGGCCTCAATCGCCGCGACTGGCAATTCAAGCCCTACCGCACCTACTTGAGCGATCTCACCTGGGCGGTGGTGCCGGGAAATCACTGGGCGTTTTTGGTGGAGCCGGAGCCGTTTGCGGAGGCTGTGGGCGGGTTTTTGGCCGCGCACTAGGGATTGAGGCAGTCCAGCTTGCGCTGAATCTGCTGCCGCAGAGCCGAGTCCTCGATGCGCTGGAGGGTTTGGCTGGCGCTGCTGCGATCGCCCAGATCGCGGTAGAGGAGGGCGATCGCCTCATACAGACTGGCGCGATCGCTGGGATTTTCGACCTCCAGCTTGCTGATCACGTTGCCCTCGCTGTCGGTGTCGACCCGAACAACCATCATCTCTGATTCAGAACCGGGGATCTGGGCCGTGGTGGCGAGGGCGTCGGTCAGGGTTTGGCGGGCGGCCTCGCTTTGGTTCCCCTCTCCGTAGCCGCGCGCGATGCGCACCTGAAGACTGGCGCGGTCCGATGGCCGCTCGATCTGGGTGGCGGCCTGACGGGCGAGGTCATAGCGGGCTGTTGTGGCCAGCTGATTGCTCACTTCCCAGAGCTTCCGCTCGTCCTGGTGTTCCTTGAACAGTCGAACTACCAGGGGGAGCGCTAGGTCGTATTGCTGGGCGTCCATCAGGACGTCGCTGACGGTGGTCAGCCCGTTGGCCTGGGCGCTGGGGTCGGGATTGCCAGTTTGGAAGGCGGCGACGGCTAGGTCCAAGGCCTGCTCAGCTCGCTCGGTATTCTGGGCTCGGCGGGCCTCCACCGCAATCAGGG
This genomic stretch from Geitlerinema sp. PCC 7407 harbors:
- a CDS encoding NIL domain-containing protein; its protein translation is MKKRVTLTFPRRSVHMPVTYRLAKDFNVAANIIRAQVAPNQIGKLVVELSGDIDELDAAIDWLRSQDIGVSLASREILIDEEICVHCGLCTGVCPTEALTLDPKTFRLTFTRSRCIVCEQCVPTCPVQAIATDL
- a CDS encoding PAS domain S-box protein: MKQVSFPSSFSQALQTLKLGDAILTLCDRAQIALCILDNQRRILQTNPGFEALYGWSSSDLVGQLLDDLLVLPAGEAEMLLGLSQAPVGSSQCLELSIYCRSGDIRQAQMTADRVEREGKIYTLGVWMDITERKQAQVSLQQANETLKQKVKEQTTQLSKVVSQLRTEIGDRRRIEADLRKEREFLSAMLESVEAGIVACDANGTLNLFNRATREFHGLPAEPLPPDQWSQYYNLYRPDGRPMTMEDIPLFRALKGEVVENAEMVIAPREGTPRTLLANGRLIVDSAGQPLGAVVAMHDITQRKAAEMALRESEQALRLQAQRIEETLRDLQRTQTHLVQSEKMSSLGQLVAGIAHEINNPINFIYGNLAPASQYVEDLLHLIEQFQQHYPTPPPEIQEEIEEMDLEFVTEDLPKLVASMRVGADRIRQIVLSLRTFSRVDESECKAVDIHEGIDSTLMILQNRLKAKAGQIAIQLVKEYGNLPKVECYAGQLNQVFMNLLSNAIDALEERDSERSVEAIAQEPSQITITTRSLSESAIAIHIRDNGPGISASVQEHIFSPFFTTKPVGKGTGLGLSISYQIVVDRHGGRMECLSEAGRGTEFIIEIPACQSKSLPEAVA
- a CDS encoding GAF domain-containing protein, which gives rise to MTPEVLQHLLDACQDSEFVEALLRLLRDGQSDEGLGEVFLTLGPVVERLRQAIAITDARRHVVAWNRAAEELLQWPMMEVLGRPLDRFFQAYAAHRDGERLLTWLAKGTGWCQGWILRRQDGTPVPVQMMHLGFHDFAGDLTGFLTVLVPTQELPEASHLAAVLHRREVPTPADVMSYLDRPAVHFKDAFMALDQAFRVRFVSAGAEQVLGRSRSDLLDQNLRSALVGHLTPETLAALQRSMVEEVAIEIEEFCRLRQRWLSIYMYPVAGGLELYLHDITEQRRVRHALEASEYQFWRLVETMNEGFAICDATNQLLYENEKLREMLGGDRSSLIGRSLRDYLAPESLAVFDAHLEQVRRGARSAVELAWSNDSLGQVYTILSTVPAADFGENQRHSFHILTDITQRKRAEQALHQQVEREKLMGAVIQRIRRSLDLNTILSTTVSEVRQLLAMDRVLICCLEEDGSGSVLVESVGPDWRPMLNTQLAQGWLRPATWKSFQQGSVQAIADASAVALSWGQSAGQDDFQIQASLTAPILVGDRRLWGLLMTHQCSSTRQWDPLEMDLLRHLASQVGIAIQQSMFYQEVQTLKADLEVQVQRRTAQLQQSLDHEATLKRLTDRVRDSLDEHQIVQVAVQEVALVLKANCCNAAMYDLEKGISTICYEYAASIPGSQGRVTRLANFPEIYAQLCDGLYFQFCSITPNPVRGRVAMLACPMFDDQGVLGDLWLVNHQDYMFSELEIRFVQQIANQCAIALRQARLYQASQAQVQELEKLNRLKDDFLSTVSHELRTPISNMKMAIHMLKLAPSEAKREQYLDILQAECHRESDLINDLLDLQRLEAEVYPSTCQSVDLETWLPTLVHPFESRIHGHRQRLKVALTRPLPVVTCDRNSLERVIAELLNNACKYTPAGGEIHFCGRRSRRASPPGTALLILSVKNQAEIPPADLNRVFEKFYRVPNGDPWKQGGTGLGLALVKCLVKQLNGTIRASSGGGWTTFTLQLVLTLFPES
- a CDS encoding response regulator transcription factor; the encoded protein is MSDIRVVLIEDHDLTRVGLRTALQQRDGIQVVGEAPNATEGLRILKSAQPDVAVVDIGLPDMDGIELTRQFREGAVEGDPATKILILTMHDNEDAVLSAFAAGADSYCMKDVSIDKLIEALHVTHEGNAWIDPAIARIVLSQSRKVPEVTVPAETKTIAADAGQPEEYEQILEAYPLTERELEVLELIVAGCSNAAIAEKLYITVGTVKTHVRNILNKLCADDRTQAAVRALRSGLVE